From the Mesorhizobium sp. L-2-11 genome, the window GAACGACATGATGATCGTCGACTATCATGTCGACAAGGCGGTGCTCGTCTCCGGCGTCGGCTGGAAACAGGAGAAGATCACGATCCGGCGGGGAGGGCGGTGATGCCTATCTCCCGCTCGTTTCGCTCCTTCGCCGTTGCGGTCACGCTCGCGGTTTTCCTTTCCGGTTGCCAGAGCCTTGGCCCGGGCGGCCTCGTCGCCAGTAACGCGCCAGCCGACATCTCCGGACCGGCCGCAACTTCGATCGCCGGCGATATGGTAAGCCGCCTTGCCGAGCACGTCGGGCCGGGCAGCGGAACTATCGCGTTGAAGCAGGATGGTTCGCCCTTCGGGCAAGCTCTGGAGTCGGCCCTCAAGGGATGGGGATACGCGGTCGTTACCGACCAGGCAACCGACAGCGGCACGACGATCGTCCCGCTCGCCTATGTTGTCGAGCCGTTCGAGGGCCAGGTCCTCGCGCGGCTGTCGACGCGCGGTGCCGAGCTCGGTCGTGCCTATGAGATAACTACGACGGGCGCATCACCGGCGAGCCCGCTCTCCGTGATGCGTCGCGGGTAGGAGGGGAGCTGTGGTCCAATCTCTCAAACTC encodes:
- the trbH gene encoding conjugal transfer protein TrbH; this translates as MPISRSFRSFAVAVTLAVFLSGCQSLGPGGLVASNAPADISGPAATSIAGDMVSRLAEHVGPGSGTIALKQDGSPFGQALESALKGWGYAVVTDQATDSGTTIVPLAYVVEPFEGQVLARLSTRGAELGRAYEITTTGASPASPLSVMRRG